In Plantibacter sp. PA-3-X8, one DNA window encodes the following:
- a CDS encoding TetR/AcrR family transcriptional regulator, with protein MTTAEQTRQRILDAATEEFATHGIAGARVDRIAKRSGMSKPMIYAYYGAKDQLFDAVFHAHVIANGDRVPFTAAELPEYAARLYDDYLADPALARLVLWKRLERESTGYLYPSLEDHDVRHIQDIEAEQRAGSIRPDLDPADIWSLLISTAATWAQASMTVVATSADAPEVHQRRRTALAATIRAGLCTQE; from the coding sequence ATGACCACTGCCGAACAGACTCGCCAGCGCATCCTCGACGCCGCGACCGAGGAGTTCGCCACCCACGGCATCGCAGGCGCACGGGTGGACCGCATCGCCAAGCGCTCCGGCATGAGCAAGCCGATGATCTACGCGTACTACGGCGCGAAGGACCAGCTGTTCGACGCCGTCTTCCACGCCCACGTCATCGCGAACGGCGACCGCGTGCCGTTCACCGCCGCCGAGCTCCCCGAGTACGCGGCCCGGCTCTACGACGACTACCTCGCCGATCCGGCGCTCGCTCGCCTGGTGCTGTGGAAGCGGCTCGAGCGCGAGAGCACCGGCTACCTGTACCCCAGCCTCGAAGACCACGACGTCCGCCACATCCAGGACATCGAGGCGGAGCAACGAGCGGGGTCGATCCGCCCCGACCTCGACCCGGCGGACATCTGGTCGCTGCTCATCTCGACCGCCGCGACGTGGGCACAGGCGTCGATGACGGTCGTCGCGACCTCAGCGGACGCACCCGAGGTCCACCAGCGTCGGCGCACGGCACTGGCCGCGACGATCCGCGCCGGCCTCTGCACTCAGGAGTAA